The following proteins come from a genomic window of Salvia hispanica cultivar TCC Black 2014 chromosome 4, UniMelb_Shisp_WGS_1.0, whole genome shotgun sequence:
- the LOC125222108 gene encoding uncharacterized protein LOC125222108 isoform X5, which yields MFDVGRKVEVSFAREELQDVWYPATILEDLGNLTFLVECNSVNSDNHSSAKARVDSLHIRPCPPLLKDKKLVLLEKVDAFFDFGWWSGTITKELENSRYLVFFKQMNCDKEFNQSELRLHMEWKDDKWFTSSQEPSVPSLDDDVCQCITPDNSSASVAAAPLSNSVNEEDSCGKTHSSSISRNDKYEQFILENQKLSRVTVPLTKRRAYVSDSGGSVSHPLKKLREGNVVVANKKDGCDGSKIEILCGPEIPESLNNMEISLAQTTLDQSFSDHLWEENVQRKQRNGCTPHNASENIKSTSTILGKSAAQILPVEILQLGCGEKELDTAGNTKEGAQNEHARRETELPIVIGLPCAEMRSSGKPESNRSRPSSNETFISLDDQRHPVFDFTTGKITDGKQLGIGEINEKRKRVRQIRKFVLESTGTVVAGSAEHGGQSLGGINLNRLDDGSQELHDVVVIGMEASILNQEMTMPNQETTANGQSGPGKRKVRMPKRILDSEHEVAGVKEPVRLEENRSFKRGQMQITAGGRVAVKVREKVIEPQPSNQFDNEPLSKWIDEMHMSSVIDGSGLLLVDTVMVPYTENGNTQGGRVGHVEASEMQPQSEIQSSSLVDTGLPSESNITGNVLDEGTQKQSESGRQSMPSAEETSVVLFDLNSENLSEDEAKASVTVDKGPVIPYQPPQSMENNVAVVLGEDIEKRPENEAQATTPRVDKISMISSQPQHSVGEMVREHNEKHPENRTTPDAASVDKVALVLSEPEKLPFEKNTILWKTIESFQVFQRLPQKPHFQPLENFRESSREGLAIGYMVTFSSIVERASKLQLTDPVSIMDDILDTLSDLEKQGFEVGPIQDCINELLAIKCKQEKLANDTETINGQITGHSDTKDRLERDIEEINEHIMKLQRKRSQAESAKEREEEEIAFLQVRLRETIDSIKTVKNDFEGKVSSIL from the exons ATGTTTGATGTCGGAAGAAAGGTGGAAGTGTCATTTGCCAGAGAAGAATTACAGGATGTTTGGTATCCAGCCACAATTCTTGAAGACCTGGGGAATCTGACATTTTTGGTGGAGTGCAATAGTGTAAACTCAGATAACCACAGTTCAGCTAAAGCCAGAGTTGATTCTTTGCACATCAGGCCTTGCCCTCCACTTctcaaagataaaaaattagttttattggAAAAAGTGGATGCATTCTTTGACTTTGGCTGGTGGAGTGGGACAATTACAAAAGAGCTTGAGAACAGTAGATACCTTGTGTTCTTTAAGCAAATGAATTGCGATAAGGAATTCAATCAGTCAGAATTAAGACTTCATATGGAATGGAAGGATGACAAATGGTTCACTTCTTCCCAG GAACCCTCAGTCCCATCCTTAGACGATGATGTATGTCAATGTATAACACCTGATAACTCTAGTGCCTCTGTGGCAGCTGCTCCTCTGAGCAACTCAGTGAATGAAGAGGATTCCTGTGGCAAAACACACTCATCATCAATATCaagaaatgataaatatgaGCAGTTTATTCTTGAGAATCAGAAATTGTCCCGTGTAACTGTACCTTTGACAAAAAGGAGAGCATATGTATCTGATTCTGGGGGTTCTGTTTCTCATCCTCTTAAAAAGCTCAGGGAAGGGAATGTAGTGGTAGCAAATAAAAAGGATGGGTGTGATggatcaaaaatagaaattttatgcGGTCCTGAAATCCCGGAATCTTTAAATAATATGGAAATATCTCTAGCGCAAACTACATTGGATCAATCTTTCTCTGATCATCTATGGGAAGAAAATGTT CAAAGAAAGCAAAGGAATGGATGTACACCGCATAATGCCAGTGAAAACATTAAATCCACATCCACCATCTTGGGGAAGAGCGCTGCACAAATATTGCCAGTTGAAATCCTACAACTTGGTTGTGGAG AGAAGGAACTAGACACAGCTGGAAACACTAAAGAAGGTGCTCAAAACGAGCATGCAAGACGTGAAACTGAACTTCCTATAGTCATAGGTTTGCCATGTGCTGAAATGCGGAGCTCAGGAAAACCAGAAAGTAATAGGAGTCGACCTTCCAGCAATGAGACTTTTATTAGTTTGGATGATCAGAGACATCCAGTCTTTGATTTCACGACTGGAAAAATCACG GATGGAAAGCAATTAGGAATTGGAGAAATCAAtgagaagagaaagagagtgaggcaaataagaaaatttgtgCTTGAAAGCACAGGGACTGTGGTCGCAG GAAGTGCTGAACATGGAGGTCAGAGTTTAGGTGGTATCAATTTGAACAGACTAGATGATGGTTCACAGGAACTTCATGATGTTGTGGTGATAGGGATGGAGGCATCAATATTGAATCAGGAGATGACGATGCCAAACCAGGAAACAACAGCTAATGGTCAGTCTGGTCCTgggaaaagaaaagtgagaaTGCCAAAACGAATACTGGATAGCGAGCATGAGGTGGCTGGTGTAAAAGAGCCAGTCAGGCTGGAAGAGAATCGTTCATTCAAGAGAGGACAGATGCAGATTACTGCTGGTGGTAGAGTTGCAGTCAAAGTTCGAG AGAAAGTTATTGAACCTCAACCCAGCAATCAGTTTGATAATGAACCACTTTCGAAATGGATTGACGAGATGCACATGTCATCTGTAATTGATGGCTCAG GATTGCTTCTTGTGGATACAGTGATGGTACCGTACACTGAGAATGGTAACACCCAAGGCGGCCGGGTCGGGCACGTTGAGGCTAGTGAGATGCAGCCACAAAGTGAAATACAATCTTCTAGTTTGGTAGATACAGGCTTGCCTTCTGAGAGCAACATCACTGGTAATGTTCTTGATGAAGGCACTCAAAAGCAATCAGAAAGTGGAAGACAAAGCATGCCTTCTGCGGAAGAGACTTCTGTTGTTTTGTTCGATCTGAACAGTGAGAATCTGTCAGAAGATGAAGCAAAAGCTTCTGTTACAGTTGATAAAGGTCCCGTGATACCTTATCAACCTCCCCAAAGTATGGAAAACAATGTAGCTGTTGTGCTAGGTGAGGATATAGAGAAGCGGCCAGAAAATGAAGCACAGGCAACAACTCCCAGGGTTGATAAAATCTCAATGATATCAAGTCAACCTCAACATTCTGTGGGGGAGATGGTTCGTGAGCATAATGAGAAGCACCCAGAAAACAGAACAACACCCGATGCTGCTTCAGTAGATAAGGTTGCCCTAGTGCTAAGCGAGCCAGAAAAGTTGCCTTTTGAGAAAAACACAATTCTTTGGAAGACAATTGAATCCTTTCAAGTTTTCCAGAGGCTGCCACAGAAGCCACATTTCCAGCCCTTGGAAAATTTCAGAGAAAGTTCACGAGAAGGCTTGGCTATAGGCTATATGGTCACGTTTTCCAGCATAGTCGAAAGAGCCTCCAAATTGCAGCTAACTGATCCTGTAAGCATCATGGATGATATATTGGACACACTCTCAGATTTGGAAAAACAGGGGTTTGAAGTCGGGCCCATTCAGGATTGTATAAATGAGCTGCTTGCTATCAAGTGCAAGCAAGAGAAGCTTGCAAACGACACAGAAACTATAAATGGCCAGATCACAGGTCACAGTGACACAAAGGATAGGCTTGAAAGAGACATTGAGGAGATCAACGAGCATATAATGAAGTTGCAGAGAAAGCGCTCACAAGCCGAGTCTGCAAAAGaaagagaggaagaagagattgCTTTCCTGCAGGTTAGGCTGAGGGAAACGATAGATAGCATCAAGACTGTAAAGAATGATTTTGAAGGTAAAGTTTCTTCTATTTTGTGA
- the LOC125222108 gene encoding uncharacterized protein LOC125222108 isoform X4 — protein sequence MADDAPHPLFQFQQITPHGHRRRRHHCFPIGSVVEVKTDEEDFRGVYFSATVLSPPNSPNKKKSRKLYVEYHDLLAHEDGLDRLREYVDASSVRPAPPLQQPPLKGFDLDDVVDAFYKDGWWTGVVTGVVARDERYVVTFPNPPDELEFGLGELRLHSDWVNGSWLRPQKHNIAGLMFDVGRKVEVSFAREELQDVWYPATILEDLGNLTFLVECNSVNSDNHSSAKARVDSLHIRPCPPLLKDKKLVLLEKVDAFFDFGWWSGTITKELENSRYLVFFKQMNCDKEFNQSELRLHMEWKDDKWFTSSQQRKQRNGCTPHNASENIKSTSTILGKSAAQILPVEILQLGCGEKELDTAGNTKEGAQNEHARRETELPIVIGLPCAEMRSSGKPESNRSRPSSNETFISLDDQRHPVFDFTTGKITDGKQLGIGEINEKRKRVRQIRKFVLESTGTVVAGSAEHGGQSLGGINLNRLDDGSQELHDVVVIGMEASILNQEMTMPNQETTANGQSGPGKRKVRMPKRILDSEHEVAGVKEPVRLEENRSFKRGQMQITAGGRVAVKVREKVIEPQPSNQFDNEPLSKWIDEMHMSSVIDGSGLLLVDTVMVPYTENGNTQGGRVGHVEASEMQPQSEIQSSSLVDTGLPSESNITGNVLDEGTQKQSESGRQSMPSAEETSVVLFDLNSENLSEDEAKASVTVDKGPVIPYQPPQSMENNVAVVLGEDIEKRPENEAQATTPRVDKISMISSQPQHSVGEMVREHNEKHPENRTTPDAASVDKVALVLSEPEKLPFEKNTILWKTIESFQVFQRLPQKPHFQPLENFRESSREGLAIGYMVTFSSIVERASKLQLTDPVSIMDDILDTLSDLEKQGFEVGPIQDCINELLAIKCKQEKLANDTETINGQITGHSDTKDRLERDIEEINEHIMKLQRKRSQAESAKEREEEEIAFLQVRLRETIDSIKTVKNDFEGKVSSIL from the exons ATGGCCGATGATGCACCGCACCCTCTATTccaattccaacaaattaCTCCCCAcggccaccgccgccgccgacacCACTGCTTCCCTATAGGCTCCGTGGTCGAGGTGAAGACCGACGAGGAGGATTTCAGGGGAGTATACTTCTCCGCCACCGTCCTCTCGCCGCCCAATTCTCCGAATAAGAAGAAGTCGAGGAAGCTGTACGTGGAGTATCACGACCTGCTGGCGCACGAGGACGGCTTGGATCGGCTGAGGGAGTACGTCGACGCCTCCTCCGTAAGGCCCGCCCCGCCGCTCCAACAACCACCCCTCAAGGGTTTCGATCTAGACGACGTCGTCGACGCCTTCTACAAGGACGGCTGGTGGACGGGCGTTGTCACCGGCGTGGTCGCCCGAGACGAGAGATACGTCGTCACATTTCCCAACCCCCCCGATGAGCTCGAGTTTGGGCTTGGAGAGTTGAGGCTGCACTCCGATTGGGTGAACGGGAGCTGGCTCCGTCCTCAGAAACAT AATATAGCAGGATTGATGTTTGATGTCGGAAGAAAGGTGGAAGTGTCATTTGCCAGAGAAGAATTACAGGATGTTTGGTATCCAGCCACAATTCTTGAAGACCTGGGGAATCTGACATTTTTGGTGGAGTGCAATAGTGTAAACTCAGATAACCACAGTTCAGCTAAAGCCAGAGTTGATTCTTTGCACATCAGGCCTTGCCCTCCACTTctcaaagataaaaaattagttttattggAAAAAGTGGATGCATTCTTTGACTTTGGCTGGTGGAGTGGGACAATTACAAAAGAGCTTGAGAACAGTAGATACCTTGTGTTCTTTAAGCAAATGAATTGCGATAAGGAATTCAATCAGTCAGAATTAAGACTTCATATGGAATGGAAGGATGACAAATGGTTCACTTCTTCCCAG CAAAGAAAGCAAAGGAATGGATGTACACCGCATAATGCCAGTGAAAACATTAAATCCACATCCACCATCTTGGGGAAGAGCGCTGCACAAATATTGCCAGTTGAAATCCTACAACTTGGTTGTGGAG AGAAGGAACTAGACACAGCTGGAAACACTAAAGAAGGTGCTCAAAACGAGCATGCAAGACGTGAAACTGAACTTCCTATAGTCATAGGTTTGCCATGTGCTGAAATGCGGAGCTCAGGAAAACCAGAAAGTAATAGGAGTCGACCTTCCAGCAATGAGACTTTTATTAGTTTGGATGATCAGAGACATCCAGTCTTTGATTTCACGACTGGAAAAATCACG GATGGAAAGCAATTAGGAATTGGAGAAATCAAtgagaagagaaagagagtgaggcaaataagaaaatttgtgCTTGAAAGCACAGGGACTGTGGTCGCAG GAAGTGCTGAACATGGAGGTCAGAGTTTAGGTGGTATCAATTTGAACAGACTAGATGATGGTTCACAGGAACTTCATGATGTTGTGGTGATAGGGATGGAGGCATCAATATTGAATCAGGAGATGACGATGCCAAACCAGGAAACAACAGCTAATGGTCAGTCTGGTCCTgggaaaagaaaagtgagaaTGCCAAAACGAATACTGGATAGCGAGCATGAGGTGGCTGGTGTAAAAGAGCCAGTCAGGCTGGAAGAGAATCGTTCATTCAAGAGAGGACAGATGCAGATTACTGCTGGTGGTAGAGTTGCAGTCAAAGTTCGAG AGAAAGTTATTGAACCTCAACCCAGCAATCAGTTTGATAATGAACCACTTTCGAAATGGATTGACGAGATGCACATGTCATCTGTAATTGATGGCTCAG GATTGCTTCTTGTGGATACAGTGATGGTACCGTACACTGAGAATGGTAACACCCAAGGCGGCCGGGTCGGGCACGTTGAGGCTAGTGAGATGCAGCCACAAAGTGAAATACAATCTTCTAGTTTGGTAGATACAGGCTTGCCTTCTGAGAGCAACATCACTGGTAATGTTCTTGATGAAGGCACTCAAAAGCAATCAGAAAGTGGAAGACAAAGCATGCCTTCTGCGGAAGAGACTTCTGTTGTTTTGTTCGATCTGAACAGTGAGAATCTGTCAGAAGATGAAGCAAAAGCTTCTGTTACAGTTGATAAAGGTCCCGTGATACCTTATCAACCTCCCCAAAGTATGGAAAACAATGTAGCTGTTGTGCTAGGTGAGGATATAGAGAAGCGGCCAGAAAATGAAGCACAGGCAACAACTCCCAGGGTTGATAAAATCTCAATGATATCAAGTCAACCTCAACATTCTGTGGGGGAGATGGTTCGTGAGCATAATGAGAAGCACCCAGAAAACAGAACAACACCCGATGCTGCTTCAGTAGATAAGGTTGCCCTAGTGCTAAGCGAGCCAGAAAAGTTGCCTTTTGAGAAAAACACAATTCTTTGGAAGACAATTGAATCCTTTCAAGTTTTCCAGAGGCTGCCACAGAAGCCACATTTCCAGCCCTTGGAAAATTTCAGAGAAAGTTCACGAGAAGGCTTGGCTATAGGCTATATGGTCACGTTTTCCAGCATAGTCGAAAGAGCCTCCAAATTGCAGCTAACTGATCCTGTAAGCATCATGGATGATATATTGGACACACTCTCAGATTTGGAAAAACAGGGGTTTGAAGTCGGGCCCATTCAGGATTGTATAAATGAGCTGCTTGCTATCAAGTGCAAGCAAGAGAAGCTTGCAAACGACACAGAAACTATAAATGGCCAGATCACAGGTCACAGTGACACAAAGGATAGGCTTGAAAGAGACATTGAGGAGATCAACGAGCATATAATGAAGTTGCAGAGAAAGCGCTCACAAGCCGAGTCTGCAAAAGaaagagaggaagaagagattgCTTTCCTGCAGGTTAGGCTGAGGGAAACGATAGATAGCATCAAGACTGTAAAGAATGATTTTGAAGGTAAAGTTTCTTCTATTTTGTGA